In Thermorudis peleae, a genomic segment contains:
- a CDS encoding 4-hydroxyphenylacetate 3-hydroxylase family protein, which yields MEQVVATTRPLTGDEYLESLRDGRRVYFRGEWVKDVTTHPAFRNAARSVARLYDALHDSATRDVLVKTDRQGILTHKFFAPAYSPQDLKEAADAIALWQRMSFGWMGRTPEYKASFMATLGADPDYYAPFGDNARRWYRECASKVLFMNHVIVDPPIDRNRPPSEVRDVFMHVVKETDGGIIVSGAKQVATASALTHATFVGVNSGSAARLQEGRDEDVALVFFVRMDNPRQYLISRASYELRAESPFDNPLSSRFDENDAFLVLDNAFIPWEDVLVYRDVQKAKKFYADSGFFNRFNLQTTIRFAIKVEFMIGLLQKGLECNGTADFRGNQVLVGELIALRHLLWAVITAMVSDPEPSLGGSVVPRLEYAAAARVYTNFAWDRIREIFERILGGAPIINVSSYRDFQDPEVRPLLDRYLRGTGMSAEERSKLYKLIWDAVYSEFGGRHGLYELNYAGNHEQKYLDPLAWAQQRGLMGEWKALVDECLSQYDLEGWRDPHWVWEPTDAS from the coding sequence ATGGAACAAGTGGTGGCGACGACTCGTCCATTGACGGGGGATGAATACCTTGAGAGTCTCCGCGATGGGCGGCGCGTCTATTTTCGAGGTGAATGGGTCAAGGATGTCACGACGCATCCAGCCTTTCGCAACGCAGCACGCTCCGTGGCACGTCTCTATGATGCGCTGCATGACTCGGCGACGCGTGATGTGCTTGTGAAGACTGACCGGCAGGGCATTCTGACGCACAAATTTTTCGCTCCAGCCTATTCACCACAGGATTTAAAGGAAGCAGCTGATGCGATTGCGCTGTGGCAGCGCATGAGCTTTGGGTGGATGGGCCGAACGCCGGAATATAAAGCCTCGTTTATGGCGACGCTGGGAGCCGATCCTGATTACTATGCGCCGTTCGGGGATAATGCACGGCGCTGGTATCGAGAGTGTGCTTCTAAGGTGCTCTTTATGAACCACGTGATCGTTGATCCGCCGATTGACCGCAACCGGCCACCGAGCGAAGTGCGCGATGTGTTCATGCATGTCGTGAAGGAAACAGATGGTGGCATTATCGTCAGTGGAGCAAAACAGGTTGCAACTGCGTCGGCACTCACCCATGCCACGTTTGTGGGGGTGAACAGTGGCAGTGCCGCTCGGTTACAGGAGGGGCGGGACGAAGATGTTGCCCTGGTTTTCTTTGTGCGCATGGATAACCCACGGCAGTATCTGATTTCCCGCGCCTCTTATGAATTGCGAGCCGAAAGTCCCTTTGATAATCCGTTGTCAAGCCGATTTGATGAAAACGACGCGTTCCTAGTCTTGGATAATGCATTTATCCCCTGGGAAGATGTGCTGGTCTATCGCGATGTGCAAAAGGCAAAGAAATTCTACGCGGATTCTGGGTTTTTCAATCGCTTCAATTTGCAGACGACGATCCGCTTTGCAATCAAAGTTGAGTTCATGATCGGCTTGTTGCAAAAGGGGCTCGAGTGCAATGGGACAGCCGACTTTCGGGGGAATCAGGTTCTTGTCGGTGAGTTAATCGCGCTCCGGCACCTTTTGTGGGCCGTGATCACGGCAATGGTGAGTGATCCGGAGCCGAGCCTTGGTGGCTCAGTGGTGCCACGGCTCGAATATGCTGCGGCAGCGCGCGTCTACACCAACTTTGCGTGGGATCGCATCCGCGAGATTTTCGAGCGTATTCTTGGAGGAGCGCCGATCATTAATGTCTCGAGCTACCGTGATTTCCAGGATCCAGAAGTGCGTCCGCTGCTGGATCGGTATCTGCGTGGAACGGGCATGAGTGCCGAGGAGCGGAGCAAGCTCTACAAGCTCATTTGGGATGCAGTGTATTCAGAATTTGGTGGTCGGCATGGGTTGTATGAACTGAATTACGCGGGGAACCATGAGCAGAAATATCTTGATCCGCTTGCCTGGGCGCAGCAGCGCGGGTTGATGGGTGAGTGGAAGGCGCTGGTTGACGAGTGTCTGTCGCAGTATGACCTTGAGGGGTGGCGAGATCCGCACTGGGTATGGGAGCCAACGGACGCGTCGTAA
- a CDS encoding VOC family protein, translating into MPVTVTLPTVAQLAHVELLTPKLEESLWFFTEILGMTEVAREGSSIYLRAYEDFYLWTLKLTAWEHAGLGHVGWRVSAPQLLDEAAAQLAAAGLGDGWFEHGELGQGRAYRFHLPDGHRMELLWDLEYYQAPASQQSPLRNRPQRRPSRGVPVRRIDHVNCFVSSVEENEAFLCEQLGFKVREIKLGADGRKVGSWLSVSPLVHEIAIMRDGTGQGNRLHHVAYWYGYPQNLYDVADLCRDWGIRIEAGPGKHGTTQGMFLYLFEPGGNRIELFGDSGYLIFDPDWHTVVWDVSNESDLYASTLWIGASTMPESFYTYATPERVLVER; encoded by the coding sequence ATGCCAGTAACCGTCACATTACCGACGGTAGCTCAGCTTGCGCATGTGGAGTTGCTAACGCCAAAGCTTGAAGAGAGTTTGTGGTTTTTTACCGAGATTTTAGGTATGACCGAGGTTGCGCGTGAGGGGTCCTCGATCTATTTACGGGCCTATGAGGATTTCTATCTTTGGACGTTAAAGCTCACGGCATGGGAGCATGCTGGGTTAGGACATGTGGGGTGGCGCGTCTCGGCCCCGCAACTGTTGGATGAGGCGGCTGCGCAACTGGCGGCCGCTGGATTGGGTGATGGATGGTTTGAGCACGGGGAACTCGGTCAAGGTCGTGCCTATCGTTTCCATCTGCCGGATGGCCATCGCATGGAATTACTTTGGGACTTGGAGTACTACCAGGCACCTGCTTCACAGCAGAGCCCGCTGCGTAACCGGCCCCAGCGCCGTCCGTCGCGCGGGGTGCCAGTGCGACGGATTGACCATGTGAACTGCTTTGTCAGCAGTGTTGAGGAAAACGAGGCGTTCTTGTGCGAGCAGCTCGGCTTTAAGGTGCGCGAGATCAAGCTTGGCGCTGATGGGCGCAAAGTTGGTTCTTGGCTGAGTGTAAGCCCGTTGGTGCATGAGATTGCCATCATGCGTGACGGAACTGGCCAGGGCAATCGATTGCACCATGTGGCCTACTGGTATGGCTATCCACAAAACCTCTACGATGTTGCTGACCTCTGCCGTGACTGGGGAATTCGGATTGAAGCTGGCCCGGGCAAGCATGGGACAACCCAGGGGATGTTCCTCTACCTCTTTGAGCCTGGGGGGAATCGCATTGAGCTCTTCGGTGACAGTGGCTATTTGATCTTCGACCCCGATTGGCACACAGTCGTCTGGGATGTCTCAAACGAATCAGATTTGTACGCCAGTACCCTGTGGATTGGTGCATCGACTATGCCTGAATCGTTCTACACCTATGCGACTCCGGAGCGCGT